Proteins from one Camelina sativa cultivar DH55 chromosome 8, Cs, whole genome shotgun sequence genomic window:
- the LOC104706168 gene encoding GTP-binding protein OBGC, chloroplastic isoform X4 — translation MASISINCFFTPQALARQTRTRKIFAKPDQVSGRTTKNPRKTKLKREVDLKSRGGDKLQPVSDAGGEATTYTRLPPREDFSDVSLLSSSYLKVSEEVKLSESNVARVEEKVEPLGEIEEEEKEKEVKSYDDDDIWGNYRRLDVFEGSSGSIDEDDEDWEEEVFEYGDDDTDESEGSGSKDGKVLCFSGEEGEEEEDGEIGVKEKGVPAVMRCFDRAKIFVKAGDGGNGVVAFRREKFVPFGGPSGGDGGRGGNVYVEVDGSMNSLLPFRKSVHFRAGRGEHGRGKMQSGAKGDSVVVKVAPGTVVRQAREVGSEVEGEEEEEKEVLLELLHPGQRALLLPGGRGGRGNASFKSGMNKVPRIAENGEEGPEMWLDLELKLVADVGIVGAPNAGKSTLLSVICAAQPTIANYPFTTLLPNLGVVSFDYDSTMVVADLPGLLEGAHRGFGLGHEFLRHTERCSALVHVVDGSAPQPELEFEAVRLELELFSPEIAEKPYVVAYNKMDLPDAYEKWPMFQETLRARGIEPFCMSAVQRDGTHEVISSVYELLKKYRAANAEPKALFDQANENLDHVAKKIDKERRAAINEFKIFRDSGTRAWHVVGAGLQRFVQMTNWRYMDSDKRFQNVLDACGVNKSLKNMGVKEGDTVIVGEMELIWHDSANGSSRPTDSNKTSTDSVRWPQWK, via the exons ATGGCTTCCATATCCATTAACTGTTTCTTCACTCCTCAAGCTCTAGCCCGACAAACCAGGACGCGGAAGATCTTCGCTAAACCTGACCAAGTCTCGGGAAGAACCaccaaaaaccctagaaaaacgAAGCTCAAACGCGAAGTCGATCTTAAATCTCGAGGCGGCGATAAACTCCAGCCAGTTTCTGACGCCGGCGGCGAAGCTACTACTTATACCCGTCTTCCTCCCAGGGAAGATTTCTCAGATGTgtctcttttgtcttcttcttatttaaAAGTTTCCGAAGAAGTGAAGTTGTCTGAGTCAAATGTGGCTAGGGTCGAGGAAAAGGTTGAACCTTTGGGGgaaattgaggaagaagagaaagagaaagaggtgaagagttatgatgatgatgatatctgGGGGAATTATAGAAGATTGGATGTGTTTGAAGGCAGTTCAGGATcaattgatgaagatgatgaagattgggAAGAGGAAGTGTTTGAgtatg gtgatgatgatacgGATGAGAGTGAAGGATCTGGGTCGAAGGATGGAAAAGTTTTATGTTTCTCGGGtgaagagggagaggaagaggaagatggtgAGATTGGGGTGAAGGAGAAAGGGGTTCCAGCGGTGATGCGGTGTTTCGATAGAGCGAAGATATTTGTTAAAGCTGGTGATGGAGGGAACGGTGTGGTGGCGTTTAGGAGAGAAAAGTTTGTTCCTTTTGGAGGACCTTCTGGTGGAGATGGAGGGAGAGGAGGGAATGTGTATGTAGAGGTTGATGGGTCTATGAATTCGTTGTTGCCGTTTCGTAAGAGTGTGCATTTCAGGGCGGGACGTGGGGAACATGGGAGAGGGAAGATGCAGAGTGGAGCTAAAGGAGATAGTGTTGTGGTGAAAGTGGCTCCTGGGACGGTGGTGAGACAGGCTAGAGAGGTTGGGAGTGAGGTGGAgggtgaggaggaggaggagaaggaagtgCTTTTGGAGTTGTTGCATCCGGGACAGAGGGCATTGTTGTTGCCTGGTGGTAGAGGTGGACGAGGGAATGCTTCGTTTAAGTCAGGGATGAATAAAGTTCCTAGGATAGCTGAAAATGGTGAAGAAGGTCCTGAAAT GTGGCTGGACTTGGAACTGAAACTGGTCGCAGACGTAGGTATCGTGGGTGCTCCAAATGCAGGAAAAAGCACGTTGTTGAGCGTGATATGTGCCGCTCAGCCAACCATAGCAAATTACCCATTCACCACGTTACTTCCCAATCTAGGTGTGGTTTCATTTGATTATGATTCAACAATGGTGGTCGCAGATCTTCCTGGTTTGCTCGAAGGAGCGCACAGAGGCTTTGGTTTAGGCCATGAGTTTCTAAGGCACACTGAGAGATGTTCAGCACTG GTACATGTTGTGGATGGTTCAGCTCCGCAACCTGAACTTGAGTTTGAAGCTGTTCGTCTCGAACTCGAACTATTCAGTCCTGAGATCGCCGAAAAGCCTTACGTAGTGGCATACAACAAAATGGACCTCCCAGATGCTTACGAGAAGTGGCCAATGTTTCAGGAAACTCTTCGTGCCCGTGGGATTGAACCTTTTTGTATGAGCGCAGTACAAAGAGACGGTACACATGAAGTAATCTCCTCCGTTTATGAACTCCTAAAGAAGTACAGAGCAGCCAATGCAGAACCCAAAG CATTGTTCGATCAAGCGAATGAGAATCTGGACCATGTAGCTAAGAAGATTGATAAGGAACGACGAGCAGCAATTAATGAGTTTAAGATCTTCCGCGATAGTGGTACCAGGGCGTGGCATGTAGTTGGAGCCGGGCTTCAGCGGTTTGTCCAGATGACTAACTGGCG GTACATGGATTCAGACAAAAGGTTTCAGAACGTGCTTGATGCTTGCGGTGTGAACAAATCACTGAAGAATATGGGCGTTAAAGAAGGTGATACCGTGATCGTAGGAGAG ATGGAGTTGATATGGCATGACTCAGCCAATGGCTCGAGCCGTCCTACAGATTCGAACAAGACTTCCACAGATTCAGTCAGATGGCCTCAGTGGAAATAA
- the LOC104706168 gene encoding GTP-binding protein OBGC, chloroplastic isoform X1 produces MASISINCFFTPQALARQTRTRKIFAKPDQVSGRTTKNPRKTKLKREVDLKSRGGDKLQPVSDAGGEATTYTRLPPREDFSDVSLLSSSYLKVSEEVKLSESNVARVEEKVEPLGEIEEEEKEKEVKSYDDDDIWGNYRRLDVFEGSSGSIDEDDEDWEEEVFEYGDDDTDESEGSGSKDGKVLCFSGEEGEEEEDGEIGVKEKGVPAVMRCFDRAKIFVKAGDGGNGVVAFRREKFVPFGGPSGGDGGRGGNVYVEVDGSMNSLLPFRKSVHFRAGRGEHGRGKMQSGAKGDSVVVKVAPGTVVRQAREVGSEVEGEEEEEKEVLLELLHPGQRALLLPGGRGGRGNASFKSGMNKVPRIAENGEEGPEMWLDLELKLVADVGIVGAPNAGKSTLLSVICAAQPTIANYPFTTLLPNLGVVSFDYDSTMVVADLPGLLEGAHRGFGLGHEFLRHTERCSALVHVVDGSAPQPELEFEAVRLELELFSPEIAEKPYVVAYNKMDLPDAYEKWPMFQETLRARGIEPFCMSAVQRDGTHEVISSVYELLKKYRAANAEPKALFDQANENLDHVAKKIDKERRAAINEFKIFRDSGTRAWHVVGAGLQRFVQMTNWRYMDSDKRFQNVLDACGVNKSLKNMGVKEGDTVIVGEPMARAVLQIRTRLPQIQSDGLSGNKTIFTSLCCCGMWSVS; encoded by the exons ATGGCTTCCATATCCATTAACTGTTTCTTCACTCCTCAAGCTCTAGCCCGACAAACCAGGACGCGGAAGATCTTCGCTAAACCTGACCAAGTCTCGGGAAGAACCaccaaaaaccctagaaaaacgAAGCTCAAACGCGAAGTCGATCTTAAATCTCGAGGCGGCGATAAACTCCAGCCAGTTTCTGACGCCGGCGGCGAAGCTACTACTTATACCCGTCTTCCTCCCAGGGAAGATTTCTCAGATGTgtctcttttgtcttcttcttatttaaAAGTTTCCGAAGAAGTGAAGTTGTCTGAGTCAAATGTGGCTAGGGTCGAGGAAAAGGTTGAACCTTTGGGGgaaattgaggaagaagagaaagagaaagaggtgaagagttatgatgatgatgatatctgGGGGAATTATAGAAGATTGGATGTGTTTGAAGGCAGTTCAGGATcaattgatgaagatgatgaagattgggAAGAGGAAGTGTTTGAgtatggtgatgatgatacgGATGAGAGTGAAGGATCTGGGTCGAAGGATGGAAAAGTTTTATGTTTCTCGGGtgaagagggagaggaagaggaagatggtgAGATTGGGGTGAAGGAGAAAGGGGTTCCAGCGGTGATGCGGTGTTTTGATAGAGCGAAGATATTTGTTAAAGCTGGTGATGGAGGGAACGGTGTGGTGGCGTTTAGGAGAGAAAAGTTTGTTCCTTTTGGAGGGCCTTCTGGTGGAGATGGAGGGAGAGGAGGGAATGTGTATGTAGAGGTTGATGGGTCTATGAATTCGTTGTTGCCGTTTCGTAAGAGTGTGCATTTCAGGGCGGGACGTGGGGAACATGGGAGAGGGAAGATGCAGAGTGGAGCTAAAGGAGATAGTGTTGTGGTGAAAGTGGCTCCTGGGACGGTGGTGAGACAGGCTAGAGAGGTTGGGAGTGAGGTGGAgggtgaggaggaggaggagaaggaagtgCTTTTGGAGTTGTTGCATCCGGGACAGAGGGCATTGTTGTTGCCTG GTGGTAGAGGTGGACGAGGGAATGCTTCGTTTAAGTCAGGGATGAATAAAGTTCCTAGGATAGCTGAAAATGGTGAAGAAGGTCCTGAAAT GTGGCTGGACTTGGAACTGAAACTGGTCGCAGACGTAGGTATCGTGGGTGCTCCAAATGCAGGAAAAAGCACGTTGTTGAGCGTGATATGTGCCGCTCAGCCAACCATAGCAAATTACCCATTCACCACGTTACTTCCCAATCTAGGTGTGGTTTCATTTGATTATGATTCAACAATGGTGGTCGCAGATCTTCCTGGTTTGCTCGAAGGAGCGCACAGAGGCTTTGGTTTAGGCCATGAGTTTCTAAGGCACACTGAGAGATGTTCAGCACTG GTACATGTTGTGGATGGTTCAGCTCCGCAACCTGAACTTGAGTTTGAAGCTGTTCGTCTCGAACTCGAACTATTCAGTCCTGAGATCGCCGAAAAGCCTTACGTAGTGGCATACAACAAAATGGACCTCCCAGATGCTTACGAGAAGTGGCCAATGTTTCAGGAAACTCTTCGTGCCCGTGGGATTGAACCTTTTTGTATGAGCGCAGTACAAAGAGACGGTACACATGAAGTAATCTCCTCCGTTTATGAACTCCTAAAGAAGTACAGAGCAGCCAATGCAGAACCCAAAG CATTGTTCGATCAAGCGAATGAGAATCTGGACCATGTAGCTAAGAAGATTGATAAGGAACGACGAGCAGCAATTAATGAGTTTAAGATCTTCCGCGATAGTGGTACCAGGGCGTGGCATGTAGTTGGAGCCGGGCTTCAGCGGTTTGTCCAGATGACTAACTGGCG GTACATGGATTCAGACAAAAGGTTTCAGAACGTGCTTGATGCTTGCGGTGTGAACAAATCACTGAAGAATATGGGCGTTAAAGAAGGTGATACCGTGATCGTAGGAGAG CCAATGGCTCGAGCCGTCCTACAGATTCGAACAAGACTTCCACAGATTCAGTCAGATGGCCTCAGTGGAAATAAAACCATCTTTActtctctttgttgttgtgGAATGTGGAGTGTTTCTTAA
- the LOC104706168 gene encoding GTP-binding protein OBGC, chloroplastic isoform X3: MASISINCFFTPQALARQTRTRKIFAKPDQVSGRTTKNPRKTKLKREVDLKSRGGDKLQPVSDAGGEATTYTRLPPREDFSDVSLLSSSYLKVSEEVKLSESNVARVEEKVEPLGEIEEEEKEKEVKSYDDDDIWGNYRRLDVFEGSSGSIDEDDEDWEEEVFEYGDDDTDESEGSGSKDGKVLCFSGEEGEEEEDGEIGVKEKGVPAVMRCFDRAKIFVKAGDGGNGVVAFRREKFVPFGGPSGGDGGRGGNVYVEVDGSMNSLLPFRKSVHFRAGRGEHGRGKMQSGAKGDSVVVKVAPGTVVRQAREVGSEVEGEEEEEKEVLLELLHPGQRALLLPGGRGGRGNASFKSGMNKVPRIAENGEEGPEMWLDLELKLVADVGIVGAPNAGKSTLLSVICAAQPTIANYPFTTLLPNLGVVSFDYDSTMVVADLPGLLEGAHRGFGLGHEFLRHTERCSALVHVVDGSAPQPELEFEAVRLELELFSPEIAEKPYVVAYNKMDLPDAYEKWPMFQETLRARGIEPFCMSAVQRDGTHEVISSVYELLKKYRAANAEPKALFDQANENLDHVAKKIDKERRAAINEFKIFRDSGTRAWHVVGAGLQRFVQMTNWRYMDSDKRFQNVLDACGVNKSLKNMGVKEGDTVIVGEMELIWHDSANGSSRPTDSNKTSTDSVRWPQWK, from the exons ATGGCTTCCATATCCATTAACTGTTTCTTCACTCCTCAAGCTCTAGCCCGACAAACCAGGACGCGGAAGATCTTCGCTAAACCTGACCAAGTCTCGGGAAGAACCaccaaaaaccctagaaaaacgAAGCTCAAACGCGAAGTCGATCTTAAATCTCGAGGCGGCGATAAACTCCAGCCAGTTTCTGACGCCGGCGGCGAAGCTACTACTTATACCCGTCTTCCTCCCAGGGAAGATTTCTCAGATGTgtctcttttgtcttcttcttatttaaAAGTTTCCGAAGAAGTGAAGTTGTCTGAGTCAAATGTGGCTAGGGTCGAGGAAAAGGTTGAACCTTTGGGGgaaattgaggaagaagagaaagagaaagaggtgaagagttatgatgatgatgatatctgGGGGAATTATAGAAGATTGGATGTGTTTGAAGGCAGTTCAGGATcaattgatgaagatgatgaagattgggAAGAGGAAGTGTTTGAgtatggtgatgatgatacgGATGAGAGTGAAGGATCTGGGTCGAAGGATGGAAAAGTTTTATGTTTCTCGGGtgaagagggagaggaagaggaagatggtgAGATTGGGGTGAAGGAGAAAGGGGTTCCAGCGGTGATGCGGTGTTTTGATAGAGCGAAGATATTTGTTAAAGCTGGTGATGGAGGGAACGGTGTGGTGGCGTTTAGGAGAGAAAAGTTTGTTCCTTTTGGAGGGCCTTCTGGTGGAGATGGAGGGAGAGGAGGGAATGTGTATGTAGAGGTTGATGGGTCTATGAATTCGTTGTTGCCGTTTCGTAAGAGTGTGCATTTCAGGGCGGGACGTGGGGAACATGGGAGAGGGAAGATGCAGAGTGGAGCTAAAGGAGATAGTGTTGTGGTGAAAGTGGCTCCTGGGACGGTGGTGAGACAGGCTAGAGAGGTTGGGAGTGAGGTGGAgggtgaggaggaggaggagaaggaagtgCTTTTGGAGTTGTTGCATCCGGGACAGAGGGCATTGTTGTTGCCTG GTGGTAGAGGTGGACGAGGGAATGCTTCGTTTAAGTCAGGGATGAATAAAGTTCCTAGGATAGCTGAAAATGGTGAAGAAGGTCCTGAAAT GTGGCTGGACTTGGAACTGAAACTGGTCGCAGACGTAGGTATCGTGGGTGCTCCAAATGCAGGAAAAAGCACGTTGTTGAGCGTGATATGTGCCGCTCAGCCAACCATAGCAAATTACCCATTCACCACGTTACTTCCCAATCTAGGTGTGGTTTCATTTGATTATGATTCAACAATGGTGGTCGCAGATCTTCCTGGTTTGCTCGAAGGAGCGCACAGAGGCTTTGGTTTAGGCCATGAGTTTCTAAGGCACACTGAGAGATGTTCAGCACTG GTACATGTTGTGGATGGTTCAGCTCCGCAACCTGAACTTGAGTTTGAAGCTGTTCGTCTCGAACTCGAACTATTCAGTCCTGAGATCGCCGAAAAGCCTTACGTAGTGGCATACAACAAAATGGACCTCCCAGATGCTTACGAGAAGTGGCCAATGTTTCAGGAAACTCTTCGTGCCCGTGGGATTGAACCTTTTTGTATGAGCGCAGTACAAAGAGACGGTACACATGAAGTAATCTCCTCCGTTTATGAACTCCTAAAGAAGTACAGAGCAGCCAATGCAGAACCCAAAG CATTGTTCGATCAAGCGAATGAGAATCTGGACCATGTAGCTAAGAAGATTGATAAGGAACGACGAGCAGCAATTAATGAGTTTAAGATCTTCCGCGATAGTGGTACCAGGGCGTGGCATGTAGTTGGAGCCGGGCTTCAGCGGTTTGTCCAGATGACTAACTGGCG GTACATGGATTCAGACAAAAGGTTTCAGAACGTGCTTGATGCTTGCGGTGTGAACAAATCACTGAAGAATATGGGCGTTAAAGAAGGTGATACCGTGATCGTAGGAGAG ATGGAGTTGATATGGCATGACTCAGCCAATGGCTCGAGCCGTCCTACAGATTCGAACAAGACTTCCACAGATTCAGTCAGATGGCCTCAGTGGAAATAA
- the LOC104706168 gene encoding GTP-binding protein OBGC, chloroplastic isoform X2: MASISINCFFTPQALARQTRTRKIFAKPDQVSGRTTKNPRKTKLKREVDLKSRGGDKLQPVSDAGGEATTYTRLPPREDFSDVSLLSSSYLKVSEEVKLSESNVARVEEKVEPLGEIEEEEKEKEVKSYDDDDIWGNYRRLDVFEGSSGSIDEDDEDWEEEVFEYGDDDTDESEGSGSKDGKVLCFSGEEGEEEEDGEIGVKEKGVPAVMRCFDRAKIFVKAGDGGNGVVAFRREKFVPFGGPSGGDGGRGGNVYVEVDGSMNSLLPFRKSVHFRAGRGEHGRGKMQSGAKGDSVVVKVAPGTVVRQAREVGSEVEGEEEEEKEVLLELLHPGQRALLLPGGRGGRGNASFKSGMNKVPRIAENGEEGPEMWLDLELKLVADVGIVGAPNAGKSTLLSVICAAQPTIANYPFTTLLPNLGVVSFDYDSTMVVADLPGLLEGAHRGFGLGHEFLRHTERCSALVHVVDGSAPQPELEFEAVRLELELFSPEIAEKPYVVAYNKMDLPDAYEKWPMFQETLRARGIEPFCMSAVQRDGTHEVISSVYELLKKYRAANAEPKALFDQANENLDHVAKKIDKERRAAINEFKIFRDSGTRAWHVVGAGLQRFVQMTNWRYMDSDKRFQNVLDACGVNKSLKNMGVKEGDTVIVGEPMARAVLQIRTRLPQIQSDGLSGNKTIFTSLCCCGMWSVS, from the exons ATGGCTTCCATATCCATTAACTGTTTCTTCACTCCTCAAGCTCTAGCCCGACAAACCAGGACGCGGAAGATCTTCGCTAAACCTGACCAAGTCTCGGGAAGAACCaccaaaaaccctagaaaaacgAAGCTCAAACGCGAAGTCGATCTTAAATCTCGAGGCGGCGATAAACTCCAGCCAGTTTCTGACGCCGGCGGCGAAGCTACTACTTATACCCGTCTTCCTCCCAGGGAAGATTTCTCAGATGTgtctcttttgtcttcttcttatttaaAAGTTTCCGAAGAAGTGAAGTTGTCTGAGTCAAATGTGGCTAGGGTCGAGGAAAAGGTTGAACCTTTGGGGgaaattgaggaagaagagaaagagaaagaggtgaagagttatgatgatgatgatatctgGGGGAATTATAGAAGATTGGATGTGTTTGAAGGCAGTTCAGGATcaattgatgaagatgatgaagattgggAAGAGGAAGTGTTTGAgtatg gtgatgatgatacgGATGAGAGTGAAGGATCTGGGTCGAAGGATGGAAAAGTTTTATGTTTCTCGGGtgaagagggagaggaagaggaagatggtgAGATTGGGGTGAAGGAGAAAGGGGTTCCAGCGGTGATGCGGTGTTTCGATAGAGCGAAGATATTTGTTAAAGCTGGTGATGGAGGGAACGGTGTGGTGGCGTTTAGGAGAGAAAAGTTTGTTCCTTTTGGAGGACCTTCTGGTGGAGATGGAGGGAGAGGAGGGAATGTGTATGTAGAGGTTGATGGGTCTATGAATTCGTTGTTGCCGTTTCGTAAGAGTGTGCATTTCAGGGCGGGACGTGGGGAACATGGGAGAGGGAAGATGCAGAGTGGAGCTAAAGGAGATAGTGTTGTGGTGAAAGTGGCTCCTGGGACGGTGGTGAGACAGGCTAGAGAGGTTGGGAGTGAGGTGGAgggtgaggaggaggaggagaaggaagtgCTTTTGGAGTTGTTGCATCCGGGACAGAGGGCATTGTTGTTGCCTGGTGGTAGAGGTGGACGAGGGAATGCTTCGTTTAAGTCAGGGATGAATAAAGTTCCTAGGATAGCTGAAAATGGTGAAGAAGGTCCTGAAAT GTGGCTGGACTTGGAACTGAAACTGGTCGCAGACGTAGGTATCGTGGGTGCTCCAAATGCAGGAAAAAGCACGTTGTTGAGCGTGATATGTGCCGCTCAGCCAACCATAGCAAATTACCCATTCACCACGTTACTTCCCAATCTAGGTGTGGTTTCATTTGATTATGATTCAACAATGGTGGTCGCAGATCTTCCTGGTTTGCTCGAAGGAGCGCACAGAGGCTTTGGTTTAGGCCATGAGTTTCTAAGGCACACTGAGAGATGTTCAGCACTG GTACATGTTGTGGATGGTTCAGCTCCGCAACCTGAACTTGAGTTTGAAGCTGTTCGTCTCGAACTCGAACTATTCAGTCCTGAGATCGCCGAAAAGCCTTACGTAGTGGCATACAACAAAATGGACCTCCCAGATGCTTACGAGAAGTGGCCAATGTTTCAGGAAACTCTTCGTGCCCGTGGGATTGAACCTTTTTGTATGAGCGCAGTACAAAGAGACGGTACACATGAAGTAATCTCCTCCGTTTATGAACTCCTAAAGAAGTACAGAGCAGCCAATGCAGAACCCAAAG CATTGTTCGATCAAGCGAATGAGAATCTGGACCATGTAGCTAAGAAGATTGATAAGGAACGACGAGCAGCAATTAATGAGTTTAAGATCTTCCGCGATAGTGGTACCAGGGCGTGGCATGTAGTTGGAGCCGGGCTTCAGCGGTTTGTCCAGATGACTAACTGGCG GTACATGGATTCAGACAAAAGGTTTCAGAACGTGCTTGATGCTTGCGGTGTGAACAAATCACTGAAGAATATGGGCGTTAAAGAAGGTGATACCGTGATCGTAGGAGAG CCAATGGCTCGAGCCGTCCTACAGATTCGAACAAGACTTCCACAGATTCAGTCAGATGGCCTCAGTGGAAATAAAACCATCTTTActtctctttgttgttgtgGAATGTGGAGTGTTTCTTAA
- the LOC104706168 gene encoding GTP-binding protein OBGC, chloroplastic isoform X5, whose amino-acid sequence MASISINCFFTPQALARQTRTRKIFAKPDQVSGRTTKNPRKTKLKREVDLKSRGGDKLQPVSDAGGEATTYTRLPPREDFSDVSLLSSSYLKVSEEVKLSESNVARVEEKVEPLGEIEEEEKEKEVKSYDDDDIWGNYRRLDVFEGSSGSIDEDDEDWEEEVFEYGDDDTDESEGSGSKDGKVLCFSEEEEDGEIGVKEKGVPAVMRCFDRAKIFVKAGDGGNGVVAFRREKFVPFGGPSGGDGGRGGNVYVEVDGSMNSLLPFRKSVHFRAGRGEHGRGKMQSGAKGDSVVVKVAPGTVVRQAREVGSEVEGEEEEEKEVLLELLHPGQRALLLPGGRGGRGNASFKSGMNKVPRIAENGEEGPEMWLDLELKLVADVGIVGAPNAGKSTLLSVICAAQPTIANYPFTTLLPNLGVVSFDYDSTMVVADLPGLLEGAHRGFGLGHEFLRHTERCSALVHVVDGSAPQPELEFEAVRLELELFSPEIAEKPYVVAYNKMDLPDAYEKWPMFQETLRARGIEPFCMSAVQRDGTHEVISSVYELLKKYRAANAEPKALFDQANENLDHVAKKIDKERRAAINEFKIFRDSGTRAWHVVGAGLQRFVQMTNWRYMDSDKRFQNVLDACGVNKSLKNMGVKEGDTVIVGEMELIWHDSANGSSRPTDSNKTSTDSVRWPQWK is encoded by the exons ATGGCTTCCATATCCATTAACTGTTTCTTCACTCCTCAAGCTCTAGCCCGACAAACCAGGACGCGGAAGATCTTCGCTAAACCTGACCAAGTCTCGGGAAGAACCaccaaaaaccctagaaaaacgAAGCTCAAACGCGAAGTCGATCTTAAATCTCGAGGCGGCGATAAACTCCAGCCAGTTTCTGACGCCGGCGGCGAAGCTACTACTTATACCCGTCTTCCTCCCAGGGAAGATTTCTCAGATGTgtctcttttgtcttcttcttatttaaAAGTTTCCGAAGAAGTGAAGTTGTCTGAGTCAAATGTGGCTAGGGTCGAGGAAAAGGTTGAACCTTTGGGGgaaattgaggaagaagagaaagagaaagaggtgaagagttatgatgatgatgatatctgGGGGAATTATAGAAGATTGGATGTGTTTGAAGGCAGTTCAGGATcaattgatgaagatgatgaagattgggAAGAGGAAGTGTTTGAgtatggtgatgatgatacgGATGAGAGTGAAGGATCTGGGTCGAAGGATGGAAAAGTTTTATGTTTCTCGG aggaagaggaagatggtgAGATTGGGGTGAAGGAGAAAGGGGTTCCAGCGGTGATGCGGTGTTTCGATAGAGCGAAGATATTTGTTAAAGCTGGTGATGGAGGGAACGGTGTGGTGGCGTTTAGGAGAGAAAAGTTTGTTCCTTTTGGAGGACCTTCTGGTGGAGATGGAGGGAGAGGAGGGAATGTGTATGTAGAGGTTGATGGGTCTATGAATTCGTTGTTGCCGTTTCGTAAGAGTGTGCATTTCAGGGCGGGACGTGGGGAACATGGGAGAGGGAAGATGCAGAGTGGAGCTAAAGGAGATAGTGTTGTGGTGAAAGTGGCTCCTGGGACGGTGGTGAGACAGGCTAGAGAGGTTGGGAGTGAGGTGGAgggtgaggaggaggaggagaaggaagtgCTTTTGGAGTTGTTGCATCCGGGACAGAGGGCATTGTTGTTGCCTGGTGGTAGAGGTGGACGAGGGAATGCTTCGTTTAAGTCAGGGATGAATAAAGTTCCTAGGATAGCTGAAAATGGTGAAGAAGGTCCTGAAAT GTGGCTGGACTTGGAACTGAAACTGGTCGCAGACGTAGGTATCGTGGGTGCTCCAAATGCAGGAAAAAGCACGTTGTTGAGCGTGATATGTGCCGCTCAGCCAACCATAGCAAATTACCCATTCACCACGTTACTTCCCAATCTAGGTGTGGTTTCATTTGATTATGATTCAACAATGGTGGTCGCAGATCTTCCTGGTTTGCTCGAAGGAGCGCACAGAGGCTTTGGTTTAGGCCATGAGTTTCTAAGGCACACTGAGAGATGTTCAGCACTG GTACATGTTGTGGATGGTTCAGCTCCGCAACCTGAACTTGAGTTTGAAGCTGTTCGTCTCGAACTCGAACTATTCAGTCCTGAGATCGCCGAAAAGCCTTACGTAGTGGCATACAACAAAATGGACCTCCCAGATGCTTACGAGAAGTGGCCAATGTTTCAGGAAACTCTTCGTGCCCGTGGGATTGAACCTTTTTGTATGAGCGCAGTACAAAGAGACGGTACACATGAAGTAATCTCCTCCGTTTATGAACTCCTAAAGAAGTACAGAGCAGCCAATGCAGAACCCAAAG CATTGTTCGATCAAGCGAATGAGAATCTGGACCATGTAGCTAAGAAGATTGATAAGGAACGACGAGCAGCAATTAATGAGTTTAAGATCTTCCGCGATAGTGGTACCAGGGCGTGGCATGTAGTTGGAGCCGGGCTTCAGCGGTTTGTCCAGATGACTAACTGGCG GTACATGGATTCAGACAAAAGGTTTCAGAACGTGCTTGATGCTTGCGGTGTGAACAAATCACTGAAGAATATGGGCGTTAAAGAAGGTGATACCGTGATCGTAGGAGAG ATGGAGTTGATATGGCATGACTCAGCCAATGGCTCGAGCCGTCCTACAGATTCGAACAAGACTTCCACAGATTCAGTCAGATGGCCTCAGTGGAAATAA